A genomic segment from uncultured Marinifilum sp. encodes:
- the tnpB gene encoding IS66 family insertion sequence element accessory protein TnpB (TnpB, as the term is used for proteins encoded by IS66 family insertion elements, is considered an accessory protein, since TnpC, encoded by a neighboring gene, is a DDE family transposase.) encodes MIAISTNTKIFVYSQPCDMRKGFDGLSGLVQNRMQLDPMNGYLFVFFNKNRTHVKILSWDSDGFCIYYKRLEKGTFKRPTARIDTPNFELTNEELFMILQGIDFEKCKKRRRYLSTNFVD; translated from the coding sequence ATGATTGCAATTTCAACCAACACAAAAATATTTGTCTACAGTCAGCCTTGTGATATGCGCAAGGGCTTCGATGGCTTATCGGGTCTGGTACAAAACAGGATGCAATTGGATCCTATGAATGGATACCTTTTTGTGTTTTTTAATAAAAACAGGACTCATGTAAAGATATTATCCTGGGATAGCGATGGATTTTGTATTTATTACAAACGTTTGGAAAAAGGCACTTTTAAGCGACCAACAGCACGAATTGATACTCCTAATTTTGAGTTAACTAATGAAGAATTATTCATGATTTTACAGGGAATTGATTTTGAAAAATGCAAGAAACGTAGAAGATATTTATCTACAAATTTTGTTGATTAA
- a CDS encoding IS66 family transposase: protein MSLKLENKNKDELLELIQKQNLLIQENEQIITSQQNYIKQLQRIAFGSKSERFAKGSVDENQLSLSFEELAQKDKDIKDETVKEKISYTRKKASNHKGRNKLPEHLPVREIIINPEENINGLKKIGEERTEILEYTPGKFFKLVLIRPKYEKENQEGVLIANMPSRPIEKCLAGNALLSSILINKYVDHLPLYRQRQIFKRADIEIAPSTIDSWVQQLGDLLNPLYEAMVNTVKNDGYLQADETPTRVLDKQKKGKTHRGFYWVYHSPLKRMVVFDYQKRRNKDAPRKILNEFAGYLQTDGYKVYDQYKNKKEVTHLACWAHARRYFEKALDQDQTRAEFAMLQIQKIYAIEREISDLSADQKKAVRLEKSLPVLNNFGKWICNESKLVLPKSPIGKAFLYAINLWDSLLAYLYNGELLIDNNPIENSIRPNALGRKNYLFAGSHEGAKRTAMFYTFFGTCKMHNVDPQKWLNSVLEQIADHKVNKLYELFPQNLM, encoded by the coding sequence ATGAGTTTAAAGCTGGAAAATAAGAACAAAGATGAACTTTTGGAGTTAATTCAAAAGCAAAATTTGTTGATTCAGGAAAATGAACAGATCATTACCAGCCAACAAAACTATATCAAACAATTACAGCGCATTGCATTTGGTAGTAAAAGTGAACGTTTTGCAAAAGGTTCTGTTGACGAAAATCAATTAAGCCTATCTTTCGAAGAACTTGCCCAAAAAGATAAAGATATAAAGGATGAAACCGTAAAGGAAAAGATCAGTTATACCCGTAAAAAAGCCAGCAATCATAAAGGAAGAAACAAATTGCCGGAACATTTGCCTGTGCGTGAAATCATCATTAATCCGGAAGAAAATATAAATGGCTTAAAGAAAATTGGCGAGGAAAGAACCGAGATTTTAGAATATACACCAGGTAAGTTTTTCAAGTTGGTTTTAATTCGTCCAAAATACGAAAAAGAAAATCAGGAAGGTGTCTTAATTGCTAATATGCCCTCACGTCCCATTGAAAAATGTTTGGCCGGAAATGCCCTTTTATCTTCTATTTTGATTAATAAATATGTGGATCATCTGCCATTGTATCGTCAACGCCAGATTTTCAAACGAGCTGATATCGAAATTGCTCCATCAACTATCGATTCATGGGTACAGCAGTTGGGTGATCTGTTAAATCCGCTGTATGAAGCCATGGTAAATACTGTTAAAAATGATGGTTACCTGCAGGCTGATGAAACGCCAACCCGGGTTTTAGATAAACAGAAAAAAGGCAAAACCCATCGTGGATTTTATTGGGTTTATCATTCGCCGCTAAAACGGATGGTTGTTTTCGATTATCAAAAGAGGCGAAATAAGGATGCTCCCCGAAAAATATTGAATGAATTTGCCGGATATTTGCAAACCGACGGATATAAAGTTTACGATCAGTATAAAAATAAAAAAGAAGTTACCCATTTGGCCTGTTGGGCTCATGCCCGCCGATATTTTGAAAAAGCACTGGATCAAGATCAAACCAGAGCCGAATTTGCAATGCTCCAAATTCAAAAGATATATGCCATTGAAAGAGAAATATCAGATTTATCTGCTGATCAGAAAAAAGCTGTTCGCCTGGAAAAATCGCTTCCGGTTTTGAATAATTTTGGAAAATGGATTTGTAATGAAAGCAAGTTGGTACTTCCCAAAAGTCCCATTGGAAAGGCATTTTTATATGCCATTAATTTATGGGATAGTCTGCTGGCATATCTATATAACGGAGAATTGTTGATCGATAACAATCCTATTGAAAACAGTATTCGTCCCAATGCACTTGGTCGCAAAAATTACCTGTTTGCAGGATCGCATGAAGGTGCAAAAAGAACAGCTATGTTCTATACATTCTTTGGAACCTGTAAAATGCACAATGTAGATCCTCAAAAATGGCTCAATTCAGTACTTGAACAAATTGCAGATCATAAAGTGAATAAATTGTATGAGCTATTTCCTCAGAATTTAATGTAG